From Aquificaceae bacterium, a single genomic window includes:
- a CDS encoding peroxiredoxin produces the protein MKELLIKVLALLGIAQAGAPLQEGQQAYLFSLKNHEGKTVNLSDYRGKWVVLYFYPKADTPGCTAQAKEYTRLMPEFERLRVKVFGVSTDSVESIRRFRDKYNLSVEFLSDPKGSVAKAYGVTVIAGFCSRDTVLINPELKVEKIYRGVDPSADPQRVLDYLKNKVK, from the coding sequence ATGAAGGAGCTTCTTATAAAAGTGCTTGCCCTTCTTGGAATAGCTCAGGCGGGCGCTCCCCTTCAGGAAGGTCAGCAGGCATACCTATTTAGCCTGAAAAACCACGAGGGAAAGACTGTAAACCTCTCAGACTACAGGGGCAAGTGGGTGGTGCTCTACTTCTACCCTAAGGCGGACACCCCCGGCTGCACCGCTCAAGCAAAGGAATACACAAGGCTCATGCCGGAGTTTGAGAGGCTGAGAGTAAAGGTCTTTGGGGTGAGCACGGATAGCGTGGAGAGCATAAGGAGGTTCAGGGACAAATACAACCTCTCAGTGGAGTTTCTCTCCGACCCCAAAGGTAGCGTGGCAAAAGCCTATGGCGTGACAGTTATAGCGGGCTTCTGCTCTCGTGATACGGTGCTGATAAACCCAGAGCTGAAGGTTGAAAAGATATACAGGGGCGTTGACCCCTCTGCAGACCCACAGAGGGTTTTAGATTATCTAAAAAACAAAGTAAAATAA